In Brachypodium distachyon strain Bd21 chromosome 2, Brachypodium_distachyon_v3.0, whole genome shotgun sequence, one genomic interval encodes:
- the LOC100827778 gene encoding salicylic acid-binding protein 2 yields MCSKLCLTRRKSTNSVNERTSAVTILHSGSSTKRGVPPTPKESSTRTKPLKQAGRQPIPEYQTSYQSRGAPGGPAMSSSSMLPAAATAASKRLILVHGTGHGGWCWYKVATLLRAAGHRVDAPDMAASGADARPLRDAPTFEDYSRPLLDALRALPPGEKAVLVGHSFGGMSVALAAEEFPDKVAAAVFLTAFMPDCAHPRTHTIEALPAGLDWMDSVTDEGHAPPSVFLGPQFLRRMLYQLCPEEDYTLSQSLARVSSYYVADQRRRPPFSADRYGAVSKVYVVAKQDLAMVEQYQRQMIASVPVAEVREMAGADHMAMLSAPEVLAGHLADIANTYA; encoded by the coding sequence ATGTGCAGCAAACTTTGTTTGACCCGGCGCAAAAGTACGAATTCCGTCAACGAGCGTACATCAGCCGTGACAATACTTCACTCGGGCTCATCAACAAAGAGAGGCGTACCACCAACACCAAAGGAGAGTTCCACCAGAACGAAGCCGCTtaagcaggcaggcaggcagcccATACCAGAGTACCAGACTAGCTACCAGAGCAGAGGAGCGCCCGGCGGCCCGGCCATGTCGTCCTCGTCCATGCTGCCGGCAGCCGCGACCGCGGCCTCGAAGCGGCTGATCCTGGTGCACGGCACGGGCCACGGCGGCTGGTGCTGGTACAAGGTGGCCACGCTGCTCCGCGCCGCGGGCCACCGCGTGGACGCGCCGGACATGGCCGCCTCCGGGGCCGACGCGCGCCCGCTCCGGGACGCGCCCACCTTCGAGGACTACTCGCGCCCGCTCCTCGACGCCCTCCGAGCCCTTCCCCCGGGCGAAAAGGCGGTGCTCGTCGGCCACAGCTTCGGCGGGATGAGCGTGGCGCTGGCCGCCGAGGAGTTTCCCGACAAGGTGGCCGCGGCCGTGTTCCTCACGGCCTTCATGCCGGACTGCGCACACCCGCGCACGCACACCATCGAGGCGCTCCCCGCGGGGCTGGACTGGATGGACAGCGTGACGGACGAAGGGCACGCCCCGCCGTCCGTGTTCCTCGGGCCGCAGTTCCTGCGGAGGATGCTGTACCAGCTCTGCCCGGAGGAGGATTATACTCTGTCGCAGAGCCTGGCCAGGGTGAGCTCCTACTACGTGGCCGaccagcggcgccggccgccgttcAGCGCGGACCGGTACGGCGCCGTGAGCAAGGTGTACGTGGTCGCCAAGCAGGACCTGGCCATGGTGGAGCAGTACCAGAGGCAGATGATCGCTAGCGTCCCCGTGGCGGAGGTCAGGGAGATGGCTGGAGCTGACCACATGGCCATGCTCTCGGCGCCCGAGGTGCTGGCGGGACACCTCGCCGACATCGCCAACACCTACGCTTGA
- the LOC100825299 gene encoding vacuolar cation/proton exchanger 1a: MDAAAAAMEAGAPARKESGLRLLPARHGGHAHGHSGLARTAHGMSSSSLRKKSDARLVHKLPVAGLRPVLANLQEVFLGTKLAVLFVAVPLAVAAQCFHFGQVWVFACSLIGLIPLAERVSFLTEQLALYTGPTIGGLLNATCGNATELIIALFALMEGKIEVVKCSLLGSVLSNLLLVLGTSLFCGGIKNLHHDQPYDRKQADVSTGLLILGALCQSLPLLLRYAVGAGEHSVAADTTVLELSRASSFVMLLAYVAYLFFQLKTHRQLFEPQEIEGGGAGGDEAEEEEVPVLGFWSALLWLVLMTVVISVLSEYVVGTIEPTSQAWGLSVSFISIILLPIVGNAAEHAGAIIFALKNKLDITLGVALGSATQISMFVVPLSVLVAWIMGIQMDLDFKLLETGSLFISVLVTAFTLQDGTSHYLKGVLLLLCYIVIGACFFVTRQPAHRANSNGTLLNVPTVPMNVQVA, translated from the exons atggacgcggcggcggctgcgatgGAGGCGGGTgcgccggcgaggaaggagtcggggctgcggctgctgccggcgcggcacggcgggcACGCGCACGGGCACAGCGGGCTGGCCCGGACGGCGCACGGCATGTCTTCGTCCTCGCTGCGGAAGAAGTCGGACGCGAGGCTGGTGCACAAGTTGCCCGTGGCCGGGCTGCGGCCCGTGCTCGCCAACCTCCAGGAGGTCTTCCTCGGCACCAAGCTCGCCGTGCTCTTCGTCGCCGTcccgctcgccgtcgccgcccagtGCTTCCACTTCGGCCAG GTCTGGGTGTTCGCGTGTAGTCTAATCGGCCTCATTCCTCTCGCGGAGCGCGTCAGCTTCCTAACAGA GCAGCTTGCGCTCTACACTGGCCCAACCA TCGGCGGGCTCCTGAACGCGACGTGCGGCAACGCGACGGAGCTGATCATCGCGCTGTTTGCGCTCATGGAAGGCAAGATCGAGGTGGTCAAGTGCTCGCTGCTGGGCTCCGTGCTCTCCAACTTGCTCCTCGTCCTCGGCACCTCCCTCTTCTGCGGCGGCATCAAGAACCTCCACCACGATCAACCCTACGACAGG AAACAAGCGGACGTCAGCACGGGCCTGCTGATCCTGGGCGCGCTGTGCCagtcgctgccgctgctgctgcggtaCGCGGTGGGCGCCGGGGAGCACTCGGTGGCGGCCGACACGACGGTGCTGGAGCTCTCCAGGGCATCCAGCTTCGTCATGCTCCTCGCCTACGTGGCCTACCTCTTCTTCCAGCTCAAGACGCACCGCCAGCTCTTCGAGCCGCAGGAGatcgagggcggcggcgccgggggcgacgaagccgaggaagaggaggtgccggtGCTGGGCTTCTGGAGCGCGCTCTTGTGGCTCGTCCTCATGACCGTCGTCATCTCCGTGCTGTCAGAGTACGTGGTGGGCACCATCGAGCCCACCTCCCAGGCGTGGGGCCTCTCCGTCAGCTTCATCAGCATCATCCTTCTCCCCATCGTCGGCAACGCCGCCGAGCACGCCGGCGCCATCATCTTCGCGCTCAAGAACAAGCTCGACATCACACTCGGGGTGGCATTGGGGTCGGCCACGCAGATCTCCATGTTCGTG GTGCCATTGAGTGTCCTTGTCGCTTGGATCATGGGCATCCAGATGGATCTTGACTTCAAGCTCCTAGAGACCGGCTCTCTCTTCATCTCGGTGCTAGTCACAGCATTCACCCTCCAG GATGGAACCTCACATTATCTGAAGggagtcctcctcctcctctgctacATTGTCATCGGCGCCTGCTTCTTCGTTACCAGACAACCAGCAC ATCGCGCAAACAGCAACGGCACCCTGCTGAATGTACCAACCGTCCCCATGAACGTCCAGGTGGCATGA
- the LOC112270576 gene encoding uncharacterized protein LOC112270576 — MDMEHPDMLEEILRHLPPRVLAAARCVCKAWRATVDHHRLLRVDLLPLSLDAVIYDVNHIAPPKLFARRSTTRYITSRLDYLDNRPGYAEFTGEMADYCNGLFLTLNGKVVNPATRQWASLPWIECGRCDKSNRYLVYDPTVSPHYEVFYIPRIPNDAACRAEWPPSTYVMQVFSSKTNCWRDKSFVREGDAAGTIADVKSHWRSDANMYYAAYWQRSLYVPSRHTNGGFILRINLSNDKYKVIMLPKRGKGLLERIGKSRKGVYCVLDVDGLSTYQIWFLSESRGVIDWVLNNEINFETAWRIYPSKDIDSGPWISQSLDQAELLLKNDVNLKVVCEYNAALSKDGFEWESNDGSVVTTMDCPKASNNYFLCLGFHPYKEIALFHNDYRSMTFAYYFNSSKVRYLGIMEHMYSDLEISFAYAPCWMMDLPGSN, encoded by the exons ATGGACATGGAGCACCCCGACATGCTGGAGGAAATACTCCGGCACCTACCGCCgcgcgtcctcgccgccgcccgctgcgTCTGCAAGGCCTGGCGCGCTACCGTCGACCACCACCGTCTGCTGCGCGTGGACCTGCTCCCTCTCTCGCTCGACGCCGTCATCTACGACGTAAACCACATAGCGCCCCCGAAGCTCTTCGCCCGCCGCTCCACGACACGATACATCACCAGCAGGCTCGACTACCTCGACAACCGGCCAGGCTACGCCGAGTTCACCGGCGAGATGGCAGACTACTGCAATGGCCTCTTCTTGACTCTGAACGGCAAGGTGGTCAATCCGGCCACACGGCAGTGGGCGTCGTTGCCCTGGATAGAGTGCGGACGCTGCGACAAGAGCAACCGCTACCTCGTCTATGACCCCACCGTCTCGCCACATTATGAGGTGTTCTACATCCCACGTATCCCTAACGATGCGGCGTGCAGGGCGGAGTGGCCACCTTCGACGTATGTCATGCAGGTTTTCTCCTCCAAGACGAATTGTTGGAGGGACAAGTCATTTGTACGAGAAGGAGATGCTGCAGGAACGATCGCTGATGTGAAATCACATTGGAGATCTGATGCGAATATGTACTACGCCGCTTACTGGCAGAGGTCGCTCTACGTTCCTTCTAGGCATACAAACGGTGGTTTTATTTTGAG AATAAACTTATCGAATGATAAGTACAAAGTAATTATGCTGCCAAAACGAGGCAAAGGTTTACTAGAGCGTATAGGAAAATCAAGGAAAGGGGTCTATTGTGTACTGGATGTCGATGGCCTATCCACATATCAGATTTGGTTTCTTTCTGAATCACGTGGTGTGATAGACTGGGTTTTGAATAACGAAATCAACTTTGAGACAGCATGGAGAATATATCCCTCTAAGGATATTGACAGTGGACCATGGATCTCACAGTCACTTGATCAGGCGGAATTATTGTTGAAAAATGACGTCAACCTTAAAGTCGTATGTGAATACAACGCGGCACTATCCAAAGATGGGTTTGAATGGGAGTCTAATGATGGAAGTGTTGTTACCACTATGGACTGTCCGAAAGCTTcgaataattattttttgtgcCTGGGATTTCATCCTTACAAAGAAATCGCCCTTTTTCATAATGATTATAGAAGCATGACATTTGCTTATTATTTCAATAGCTCAAAGGTTAGATACTTGGGAATAATGGAGCATATGTATTCCGATCTGGagatttcttttgcatacgcACCCTGTTGGATGATGGACTTACCAGGAAGCAACTGA